A portion of the Avibacterium sp. 20-132 genome contains these proteins:
- the frr gene encoding ribosome recycling factor — protein sequence MINEIKQDTQTRMEKSLETFKHHIAKVRTGRAQPSLLDGIQVEYYGALTPLRQLANVVAEDARTLAVTVFDRSLIGAVEKAILTSDLGLNPSSAGTTIRVPLPPLTEERRRDLIKIVKAEAEQGKVAVRNVRRDANDQIKALLKEKEISEDEERKAQDEIQKITDLYVKKVDEVLADKEKELLDF from the coding sequence GTGATTAACGAAATTAAACAAGATACGCAAACGCGTATGGAAAAAAGCCTTGAAACATTCAAACATCATATTGCGAAAGTTAGAACAGGACGCGCACAGCCTAGCTTACTTGATGGTATTCAAGTGGAATACTATGGCGCATTAACGCCATTACGTCAGTTAGCTAATGTTGTCGCTGAAGATGCACGCACTCTTGCAGTAACTGTGTTTGATCGTAGTTTAATCGGGGCAGTAGAAAAAGCCATCTTAACCTCTGATTTAGGTTTAAACCCATCATCAGCAGGCACAACCATTCGCGTTCCACTTCCACCATTAACGGAAGAACGCCGTCGTGATTTAATCAAAATTGTAAAAGCGGAAGCCGAACAAGGCAAAGTTGCTGTACGTAATGTACGCCGTGATGCTAACGATCAAATCAAAGCGTTGTTGAAGGAAAAAGAAATCAGCGAAGATGAAGAACGCAAAGCACAAGATGAAATCCAAAAAATCACCGATCTTTATGTGAAAAAAGTGGATGAAGTGTTAGCAGACAAAGAGAAAGAATTATTAGAT
- the pyrH gene encoding UMP kinase, translated as MSKPVYKRILLKLSGEALQGEEGFGIDPSILDRMALEIKELLEMGVEVGVVLGGGNLFRGAKLAKAGMNRVVGDHMGMLATVMNGLAMRDALHRADVNAKLMSAFQLNGICDTYNWSEAIKMLREGRVVIFSAGTGSPFFTTDSAACLRGIEIEADVVLKATKVDGVYDCDPAKNPEAVMYEKLTYADVIDKELQVMDLAAFTLARDHGMPIRVFNMSKPGALRNVILGEREGTLICN; from the coding sequence ATGAGCAAACCCGTATATAAAAGAATCCTGCTTAAATTAAGCGGTGAAGCTTTACAAGGTGAGGAAGGTTTTGGAATTGATCCTTCAATTTTAGACAGAATGGCGCTCGAAATTAAAGAATTACTAGAAATGGGCGTAGAAGTCGGGGTTGTGTTAGGGGGCGGAAATTTATTCCGTGGTGCGAAACTGGCGAAAGCAGGAATGAACCGTGTGGTCGGCGATCATATGGGAATGCTTGCCACCGTAATGAACGGCTTAGCAATGCGTGATGCCTTACACCGTGCTGATGTCAATGCAAAATTGATGTCAGCCTTCCAACTCAATGGTATTTGTGATACTTATAACTGGTCTGAAGCAATTAAAATGCTACGGGAAGGACGCGTGGTCATTTTCTCGGCAGGAACAGGTAGCCCATTTTTTACTACCGATTCTGCCGCTTGCTTGCGCGGTATTGAAATTGAAGCCGATGTTGTACTCAAAGCGACAAAAGTGGACGGCGTGTATGATTGCGATCCTGCCAAAAATCCAGAAGCAGTGATGTATGAAAAACTCACTTATGCTGATGTGATTGACAAAGAATTGCAAGTGATGGACTTAGCCGCCTTTACGTTAGCACGAGATCACGGAATGCCAATTCGCGTGTTTAATATGAGCAAACCGGGTGCATTACGCAATGTTATTTTAGGTGAGCGTGAAGGGACGCTTATTTGTAACTAA
- a CDS encoding phosphoethanolamine transferase, whose amino-acid sequence MTKKNKKGTFHLSSLLASAVCFALLYVISLLALQGSGYFPQPNWQQIALFMSFIIIFSSSPKCFYFIALPILFIYACYAPIGVNFGAPSYQYIASVFATDLQEGKEFFAQIPLLHYGYPFVILSGALLYRKLSQKFHVAFYKNKGLLALIFINAFWGQIPFQPLQESYLAGKKVIEELRLLNRFNVPSEWGESQLDSRSHYDDYILVIGESARKDYHHAYGYPIANTPFLSTAKGTLINGLTAGGTNTIASLKLMFTKPNKKTWEGNYRLNFIDLIKSAGLKTYWLSNQGYLGQYDTPISAIANKSDEKLFLKSGDSLSSDVSDFKLIAKFDQLLQKPSENKRFIVVHLYGSHPLACERVADYKKIFDDTKIDKKYQEVNCYISSIKKTDEILSKIYQLLIENQQKNHRTFSMIYFADHGLAHQISDNYIAIHNSNGKSKRHYDIPLFKISSDDQQRHEKNVAKSGLNFTEGLANWIGIRNANIDANMDLFDETPQPDYGLKEKIENITAPDDPAVIIPAHR is encoded by the coding sequence GTGACAAAAAAGAACAAAAAAGGAACATTTCATCTTTCATCCCTACTCGCAAGTGCGGTATGTTTTGCGCTACTTTATGTAATCAGCCTGTTGGCATTACAAGGCTCGGGTTATTTTCCACAACCAAACTGGCAACAAATTGCCCTTTTTATGTCTTTCATTATTATTTTTTCTAGCTCCCCAAAATGCTTTTATTTTATTGCGCTCCCTATTTTATTCATTTATGCCTGCTATGCGCCTATTGGGGTGAATTTTGGTGCGCCTTCTTATCAGTATATTGCCTCTGTTTTTGCCACCGACTTACAAGAAGGCAAAGAATTTTTTGCTCAAATTCCGCTACTTCATTATGGTTATCCCTTTGTTATTCTTAGCGGAGCCTTGCTTTATCGCAAGTTAAGTCAAAAATTTCACGTGGCTTTTTATAAAAATAAAGGGCTATTGGCACTCATTTTTATCAATGCATTTTGGGGACAAATTCCTTTCCAACCTCTGCAAGAAAGCTATTTAGCCGGGAAAAAAGTGATCGAAGAACTGCGTTTGCTTAATCGCTTTAATGTACCAAGTGAATGGGGGGAAAGCCAACTGGATAGCCGTTCTCATTATGATGACTACATTTTAGTTATCGGCGAAAGTGCAAGAAAAGATTATCACCACGCTTATGGTTATCCTATTGCTAATACGCCTTTTCTTTCCACCGCCAAAGGCACATTAATTAATGGCTTAACCGCAGGTGGAACCAATACTATCGCTTCGTTAAAACTAATGTTTACAAAACCTAACAAAAAAACGTGGGAAGGTAATTATCGCTTAAATTTCATTGACTTAATTAAGTCAGCAGGTCTCAAAACCTACTGGCTTTCTAATCAAGGCTATTTGGGGCAATACGACACGCCCATTTCTGCGATTGCCAATAAAAGTGATGAAAAACTCTTTTTAAAATCAGGTGATTCTCTTAGCAGTGATGTGAGTGATTTTAAATTAATCGCAAAATTTGACCAGCTACTGCAAAAACCTAGCGAGAACAAACGTTTTATCGTTGTCCATCTATATGGTTCACATCCTTTAGCTTGCGAACGCGTGGCTGATTATAAAAAGATTTTTGACGACACAAAAATTGATAAAAAATATCAAGAAGTAAACTGCTATATTAGTTCGATCAAAAAAACCGATGAAATACTCAGCAAAATTTATCAGCTTCTGATAGAAAATCAGCAAAAAAACCATCGCACTTTTTCGATGATTTACTTTGCTGATCACGGTTTAGCTCATCAAATCAGCGACAACTATATTGCCATTCATAATAGCAATGGTAAAAGCAAACGCCATTACGATATTCCATTGTTTAAAATTTCCAGTGATGATCAGCAACGTCACGAGAAAAACGTGGCAAAGTCTGGCTTGAACTTTACGGAGGGATTAGCCAATTGGATCGGCATTCGCAATGCGAATATTGACGCCAATATGGATCTTTTTGATGAGACACCGCAGCCAGATTATGGCTTAAAAGAAAAAATTGAAAATATCACTGCACCAGATGATCCAGCGGTGATCATTCCTGCTCATCGCTAA
- the lpxH gene encoding UDP-2,3-diacylglucosamine diphosphatase: MATTYFIADLHLSENRPDLTALFVDFMQNQAQDAESLYILGDLFDFWIGDDEHSPLIDLVTLQIRTLTEKGVKCYFMHGNRDFLIGEKFAQSCGLTLLPTYQVIDLYGTPTLLCHGDTLCIDDMAYQRYRKKVHQKWRQWVFLHLPLKVRLKIAEKIRAKSKQDKQHKSSQIMDVNADFVLQTMQQFNVPQLIHGHTHRQNWHKIPPHFERIVLGDWGATSSVLAVSAKTMTFINHSLNQQVSDEQE; encoded by the coding sequence ATGGCAACGACCTATTTTATTGCTGATTTACATTTAAGCGAAAATCGTCCAGATTTAACCGCCCTTTTTGTGGATTTTATGCAAAATCAAGCCCAAGATGCCGAAAGTTTGTATATTTTAGGCGATCTTTTTGATTTTTGGATTGGTGATGATGAACATTCTCCGTTGATCGATTTAGTGACACTGCAAATTCGCACCTTAACGGAAAAAGGCGTGAAATGCTATTTTATGCACGGCAATCGCGATTTCCTCATCGGCGAAAAATTTGCCCAATCTTGCGGCTTAACCCTGTTACCCACCTATCAGGTGATTGATTTGTATGGCACTCCCACATTGCTTTGCCACGGCGATACACTCTGTATTGATGATATGGCTTACCAACGCTATCGTAAAAAAGTGCATCAAAAATGGCGTCAATGGGTTTTTTTACATCTTCCTTTAAAAGTGCGGTTAAAAATTGCTGAGAAAATTCGTGCCAAAAGCAAACAGGATAAGCAGCATAAATCCTCTCAAATTATGGACGTAAATGCCGATTTTGTGTTGCAAACAATGCAACAATTTAATGTGCCACAGCTTATTCACGGGCATACCCATCGGCAAAATTGGCACAAAATTCCACCGCACTTTGAACGCATTGTTCTCGGTGATTGGGGGGCAACGTCGTCGGTGTTAGCGGTGTCAGCGAAAACAATGACATTTATTAACCATTCGTTAAATCAACAGGTTAGCGATGAGCAGGAATGA
- a CDS encoding 1-acylglycerol-3-phosphate O-acyltransferase gives MLKLLRIIVIVFCCILICLLGTIYSLIRFRNPSNVGDIARWFGRLYPLFGLQVEHRFPAKAENIGPCIYIGNHQNNYDMVTISYMVMPRTVSVGKKSLIWIPFFGILYWASGNIFLDRDNRSKAHNTMTQLAERINRDNLSIWMFPEGTRSRGRGLLPFKTGAFHAAIAAGVPIVPVVCSTTQNKINLNRWHNGKVICEMLPPVDTSAYSKDNVRELASYCHSLMQQRINELDAEIAAQPSPTK, from the coding sequence ATGCTAAAACTTCTTCGCATTATTGTGATTGTGTTCTGCTGTATTTTGATTTGTTTACTTGGCACAATCTATTCTCTTATTCGTTTCAGAAATCCAAGCAATGTGGGAGATATCGCTCGCTGGTTTGGGCGTTTATATCCGCTTTTCGGTTTGCAAGTGGAACATCGTTTCCCAGCAAAGGCAGAAAATATTGGGCCTTGCATTTATATTGGCAATCACCAAAATAACTACGATATGGTCACCATTTCTTATATGGTGATGCCACGCACCGTGAGCGTAGGGAAAAAAAGCCTGATTTGGATCCCTTTTTTCGGCATTTTATATTGGGCATCGGGCAACATTTTTTTAGATCGCGATAATCGTTCCAAAGCGCACAATACAATGACTCAACTGGCTGAACGCATTAACCGCGATAACCTTTCTATTTGGATGTTCCCTGAAGGCACACGCAGCCGTGGGCGTGGTTTACTGCCGTTTAAAACAGGGGCATTTCACGCTGCGATTGCCGCTGGCGTGCCGATTGTCCCTGTGGTTTGTTCTACCACACAAAATAAAATCAATCTTAATCGCTGGCATAATGGCAAGGTGATCTGCGAAATGCTGCCCCCTGTGGATACCTCCGCTTATAGCAAAGATAATGTGCGTGAATTGGCGAGCTATTGCCATTCACTAATGCAACAACGAATCAATGAACTTGATGCTGAAATTGCTGCTCAACCAAGCCCAACAAAATAA
- a CDS encoding multicopper oxidase domain-containing protein: protein MNHFSRRQFFKTALTAGAFSAIPAPLWAAERQPLRVPPLMETRRGKPVFLEMNSAQAQLERGKTSEVWGFNGNYLGPTLKMRQGDFAKLNYRNNLTQMVALAIQGLQVSAESLGGVAHPFMQGQSWSPILPITQAACTCWYSACTLGHSAYQTYRGLLGLCIIEDNESRKSSLPQKYGVNDIPLILQDMQLNDEGVQLFQQNRPHFFGNRLLVNGQEAPYLAVPRGVVRLRLLNASLSRRYELRFDDERDFQLIALDQGFLPQAKTTKVLFLAPSERAEILVNLNEGENATLIAGKKRNFFSKLTGFFGTNEELLDNTVVELRPQGLSSAFAQNHTMQFNTDALQALKAKIRRERHFQLDANNGMINQQRFDPRRIDVNAELNSTERWILTANEPTGFKIQGAKFILERINDKPVAESDLAWKDSLWIEGQMQILVRFQHPSSNSHPFTFGATDLLAADKGCLGLMVVQ from the coding sequence ATGAATCATTTTTCGCGCCGTCAATTTTTCAAAACTGCCCTCACAGCGGGGGCATTTTCTGCTATTCCTGCGCCATTATGGGCTGCCGAACGCCAACCTTTGCGCGTTCCACCACTAATGGAAACACGTCGTGGTAAACCTGTTTTTTTAGAAATGAACAGCGCACAAGCGCAATTAGAACGGGGGAAAACCAGCGAAGTTTGGGGATTTAACGGTAATTATTTAGGCCCAACACTCAAAATGCGCCAAGGGGATTTCGCCAAGCTGAATTATCGTAATAACTTAACACAAATGGTTGCCTTAGCCATTCAAGGGCTACAAGTAAGCGCTGAATCACTCGGTGGTGTTGCGCATCCTTTTATGCAAGGACAAAGCTGGTCGCCAATTCTTCCCATCACCCAAGCTGCCTGTACCTGCTGGTATAGTGCTTGTACTCTCGGGCATTCGGCTTATCAAACTTATCGTGGACTGCTCGGACTGTGCATTATTGAAGATAACGAAAGTCGTAAATCCAGCTTGCCACAAAAATATGGCGTAAACGATATTCCTTTAATTTTGCAAGATATGCAATTAAATGATGAAGGTGTGCAATTATTCCAACAAAATCGACCGCACTTTTTCGGTAATCGTTTATTGGTAAATGGGCAAGAAGCCCCCTATTTAGCCGTACCGCGTGGTGTTGTGCGGTTACGTTTACTTAACGCCTCCCTTTCGCGTCGCTATGAATTACGCTTTGATGATGAACGCGATTTCCAACTTATCGCCCTCGATCAAGGCTTTTTACCACAAGCGAAAACAACTAAGGTGCTGTTTCTTGCACCGAGTGAACGCGCAGAAATACTTGTCAATCTAAACGAAGGGGAAAATGCCACCTTAATCGCAGGAAAAAAACGGAATTTTTTCAGTAAACTAACGGGCTTTTTCGGCACTAATGAAGAATTGCTTGATAACACCGTTGTTGAGCTACGCCCACAAGGTTTAAGTAGTGCGTTTGCACAAAATCATACAATGCAGTTTAATACTGATGCACTACAAGCATTAAAGGCGAAAATTCGTCGTGAGCGCCATTTCCAGCTTGATGCCAATAATGGAATGATCAATCAACAACGTTTTGATCCAAGACGGATTGATGTAAATGCTGAATTAAACAGCACTGAGCGCTGGATTCTCACCGCCAACGAACCTACTGGGTTTAAAATTCAAGGGGCAAAATTTATCCTTGAACGTATCAATGATAAGCCCGTTGCTGAAAGCGATCTCGCTTGGAAAGATAGCCTGTGGATTGAAGGTCAAATGCAGATTTTAGTTCGCTTTCAACACCCTTCTTCTAACAGTCATCCTTTCACCTTTGGTGCAACGGATTTGCTCGCAGCGGATAAAGGTTGCTTAGGCTTAATGGTGGTGCAATAA
- a CDS encoding class II glutamine amidotransferase: MCQLLGMNCNTPTDIVFSFEGFRRRAGLTDSHSDGFGIAFFEGKGVRIFRDNQAGHSSPIADCVKQYHIKSFNVIAHIRKATQGAVTIENTHPFIREIWGENWVFAHNGNLTQLPDMSENFCQPIGSTDSEAAFCYMAEQLKNRFRKKPTEEQIFQVIQEISKELAQGGTFNFILSNGEWMIAHCSTNLHYLTRKAPFGTAQRIDDDGVIDFRQHTTEKDKVTIITTFPLTKNETWTKMEHGGFVFFKDGDKVYEVLGTPREAIDDGTLGNAKAA; the protein is encoded by the coding sequence ATGTGTCAGCTATTAGGAATGAATTGCAATACCCCAACGGATATTGTGTTTTCTTTTGAAGGGTTTCGCCGTCGCGCAGGGCTTACCGATAGCCATTCAGATGGTTTTGGTATTGCCTTTTTTGAAGGCAAGGGCGTTCGCATTTTCCGCGATAACCAAGCAGGGCATAGTTCCCCCATTGCAGATTGTGTAAAACAATACCACATCAAATCGTTCAACGTCATTGCACACATCCGTAAAGCCACGCAAGGTGCGGTAACGATTGAAAATACACACCCATTTATTCGTGAAATTTGGGGCGAAAACTGGGTATTTGCACACAACGGTAATCTGACCCAATTACCTGATATGTCAGAAAATTTCTGCCAACCTATTGGCTCAACAGATTCAGAAGCCGCTTTCTGTTATATGGCTGAACAGTTAAAAAATCGCTTTCGCAAAAAGCCCACCGAAGAACAGATTTTCCAAGTAATTCAAGAAATTAGCAAAGAATTGGCACAAGGCGGCACATTTAATTTCATTCTTTCAAACGGCGAATGGATGATTGCTCACTGCTCTACCAATTTGCATTACCTCACCCGTAAAGCGCCTTTTGGTACAGCACAACGTATTGATGATGACGGGGTGATCGACTTTCGCCAACATACCACAGAAAAAGATAAAGTTACCATTATTACTACCTTTCCGCTGACTAAAAATGAGACTTGGACAAAAATGGAACACGGCGGTTTTGTGTTTTTCAAAGATGGCGATAAAGTTTACGAAGTCCTTGGCACCCCAAGGGAAGCCATTGATGATGGCACATTAGGCAATGCGAAAGCCGCCTGA
- a CDS encoding serine/threonine transporter: MLKTTITNKFDLLWTLNLFGTAVGAGVLFLPINAGMGGFWPLIAIMLLVGPMTYFSHRALSRFVLSSSKPGSDITEVVEEHFGQGAGKIITLLYFFAIFPILLIYGNGITNTVESFIINQLGLSAPNRILLSFVLIASLISVMLMSEKIMLKMTELLVYPLVFILFSLSIYLIPQWNTAMLHQMPDVASFIGTLWITIPVLVFSFNHSPAISCFSQSQQREYQSPELTERHASRALKNTSTLLLFFVMFFVFSCVLTLTPEDLVQAKAQNISILSFLANKFDNPYISYFGPLVAFLAITSSFFGHYLGAREGIQGLYLKFSGKQGITNRKKLNFFTALFFLLTLWAVAIINPSILGLIESIGGPIIAAILFLMPMYAIRKVPAMARYRGYASNVFVTIMGIIAISAVVYGLFY, from the coding sequence ATGCTAAAAACAACCATAACAAATAAATTCGATTTACTTTGGACATTAAATTTATTCGGTACGGCAGTGGGAGCTGGCGTACTGTTTTTGCCCATAAATGCAGGAATGGGCGGATTTTGGCCGTTAATTGCGATTATGCTATTAGTTGGGCCGATGACTTATTTTTCACACCGCGCGTTATCTCGTTTTGTGTTGTCATCTTCCAAACCGGGGAGCGATATTACCGAAGTAGTGGAAGAGCATTTTGGGCAGGGCGCAGGGAAAATCATCACATTACTTTACTTTTTCGCGATTTTCCCTATTTTATTGATTTATGGCAATGGCATTACCAATACAGTGGAATCCTTTATAATCAATCAGTTAGGATTAAGCGCGCCAAACCGAATCCTACTTTCTTTCGTGTTGATTGCCAGCCTGATTTCAGTGATGCTGATGAGCGAAAAAATAATGTTAAAAATGACCGAGTTGTTGGTGTATCCCCTTGTATTTATTTTATTTTCTCTTTCCATTTATTTAATTCCTCAATGGAATACCGCAATGCTGCACCAAATGCCCGATGTAGCCAGCTTCATTGGCACGCTTTGGATCACCATTCCTGTATTAGTGTTTTCTTTTAATCATTCCCCAGCCATTTCTTGCTTTTCACAATCGCAACAACGGGAATACCAATCACCAGAGCTGACCGAGCGCCACGCAAGCCGAGCATTAAAAAACACCTCAACCTTACTGTTATTTTTTGTTATGTTTTTCGTCTTTAGCTGTGTGCTAACCCTGACTCCTGAAGATTTAGTCCAAGCGAAAGCACAAAATATCAGTATTCTTTCCTTTTTAGCCAATAAGTTTGATAACCCTTATATTTCTTACTTTGGACCTTTAGTGGCATTCCTTGCTATTACTAGCTCTTTCTTTGGTCATTATTTAGGGGCGAGAGAAGGCATTCAGGGGCTGTATCTGAAATTCTCAGGCAAACAAGGCATTACAAATCGAAAAAAATTGAATTTTTTCACCGCACTTTTCTTTTTATTGACGCTATGGGCGGTGGCAATTATCAATCCAAGCATTCTTGGCTTAATTGAATCTATTGGCGGACCAATTATCGCCGCTATTCTCTTTTTAATGCCAATGTATGCGATTCGTAAAGTGCCGGCGATGGCACGTTATCGGGGCTATGCTAGTAATGTTTTCGTGACGATTATGGGAATCATCGCAATCTCAGCCGTCGTGTATGGATTATTTTATTAA
- a CDS encoding L-serine ammonia-lyase, which produces MISVFDMFKIGIGPSSSHTVGPMKAGKQFVDDLVTKQLLARTTQVKVDVYGSLSMTGRGHNTDIAIIMGLAGYLPHDVDIDLIPKFISDVKSTALLPLAQGQKVAKFDYESDMVFHQTFLPLHENGMTLSAYENDNLLYQQTYYSIGGGFIVDEAHFNQQEESDINVPFPYQSAADILHHCKENGLALSSVMLQNEIALHGKEATQTHLKRIWQTMKECIEHGLVTEGLLPGPLKVVRRAATLHRLLQANNGLSNDPMKVIDWVNMYALAVNEENAAGGRVVTAPTNGACGIVPAVLSYYEKFISPITDEIVERYLLACGMIGSLYKMNASISGAEVGCQGEVGVACSMAAAGLTEILGGSPEQVCMAAEIAMEHNLGLTCDPVGGQVQVPCIERNAIASVKAINASRMALQRTSNPRVSLDKVIETMYETGKDMNAKYRETSQGGLAIKVVCT; this is translated from the coding sequence ATGATTAGTGTTTTTGATATGTTTAAAATCGGTATTGGACCTTCTAGTTCCCATACCGTTGGCCCAATGAAAGCTGGTAAGCAATTTGTCGATGATTTAGTGACAAAACAGTTACTTGCCCGTACCACTCAGGTTAAAGTCGATGTCTATGGCTCTCTTTCAATGACAGGGCGTGGGCATAATACTGATATTGCCATTATTATGGGATTAGCAGGCTATTTACCGCACGACGTGGATATTGATTTAATCCCTAAATTTATTTCTGATGTAAAAAGCACCGCACTTTTACCATTAGCGCAAGGGCAGAAAGTCGCGAAGTTTGATTATGAAAGCGATATGGTCTTTCATCAAACCTTTCTGCCATTGCACGAAAATGGAATGACGCTATCAGCCTATGAAAATGATAACTTGCTTTATCAGCAAACCTATTATTCTATTGGCGGTGGTTTTATTGTTGATGAAGCCCATTTCAATCAGCAAGAAGAAAGCGACATCAATGTCCCTTTTCCTTATCAAAGTGCAGCAGATATTTTGCATCATTGCAAAGAAAATGGCTTGGCCTTATCGAGCGTGATGCTACAAAATGAAATTGCCTTACACGGAAAAGAAGCCACGCAAACGCACCTAAAACGCATTTGGCAAACGATGAAAGAATGTATCGAACACGGCTTGGTTACCGAAGGGTTATTACCCGGCCCTCTCAAAGTGGTTCGCCGTGCGGCGACTTTACATCGTTTACTGCAAGCCAACAATGGGCTTTCCAACGATCCAATGAAAGTGATCGATTGGGTCAATATGTATGCGCTTGCGGTTAATGAAGAAAATGCCGCAGGTGGGCGTGTGGTTACCGCACCAACCAACGGTGCTTGCGGTATTGTGCCTGCGGTGCTGTCTTATTATGAAAAATTCATTTCGCCAATTACCGATGAAATTGTAGAACGCTATTTGCTTGCTTGCGGAATGATCGGCTCACTTTACAAAATGAATGCGTCCATTTCAGGGGCAGAAGTGGGCTGCCAAGGCGAAGTGGGGGTTGCTTGCTCAATGGCAGCGGCTGGCTTAACAGAAATTTTGGGCGGTAGCCCCGAGCAAGTTTGTATGGCCGCTGAAATTGCGATGGAACATAATTTGGGGCTGACTTGCGATCCTGTGGGCGGCCAAGTGCAAGTGCCTTGCATTGAACGCAACGCCATTGCTTCCGTCAAAGCGATTAACGCGAGCCGAATGGCATTGCAACGCACCTCTAACCCACGCGTGAGCTTAGATAAAGTGATCGAAACAATGTACGAAACAGGCAAAGATATGAACGCCAAATACCGCGAAACCTCGCAAGGCGGTTTGGCAATCAAAGTGGTTTGTACCTAA